One genomic window of Aethina tumida isolate Nest 87 chromosome 3, icAetTumi1.1, whole genome shotgun sequence includes the following:
- the LOC126264924 gene encoding uncharacterized protein LOC126264924, which translates to MLEMRFDAAHLDDPVERFIQAFAALSPSVSLLAKDLIKPPINSESYSRLKERVVSRLTLSHEHRIRQLLETETIGDDKPSVFLWRLQSLAGPDVPEPLLRTIWESRLPSDVRMHVSMDPNVPLSKAAETGDRAYDIIKASNSGAVSASLPNSVDMMGRILERLIRVEEKLASQQINQLDVRNDLSRRRDNRRGRSRSRTRSPSRPRDANGVCWYHWKFAENARKCKQPCTYHSAGNASGTR; encoded by the coding sequence ATGTTGGAAATGAGGTTTGATGCAGCCCACCTAGACGATCCTGTAGAACGTTTTATACAGGCTTTCGCCGCACTAAGCCCTAGCGTGTCTCTATTGGCAAAAGACCTTATAAAGCCGCCAATAAACAGTGAATCGTATTCACGTTTGAAGGAGAGAGTGGTAAGTCGCCTTACTTTATCACACGAACATCGGATACGGCAACTTCTGGAAACAGAAACTATAGGTGACGACAAACCGTCAGTATTCCTATGGCGTCTACAAAGTCTGGCAGGCCCTGATGTACCCGAGCCGCTTCTGCGAACGATTTGGGAGAGCCGTTTGCCTTCTGATGTTCGTATGCATGTTAGCATGGATCCCAATGTGCCACTTTCTAAGGCAGCGGAAACTGGTGATCGCGCCTATGACATCATCAAAGCCTCGAATTCGGGGGCAGTGAGCGCCAGCTTACCAAATAGTGTGGACATGATGGGTCGTATCCTTGAAAGGCTAATCCGGGTCGAAGAGAAGTTGGCATCACAGCAAATTAACCAGCTGGACGTTAGAAATGATCTATCGAGGAGACGCGATAATCGACGTGGGAGATCCCGTTCGCGAACTAGAAGTCCCAGTAGACCCAGAGATGCTAACGGGGTGTGTTGGTATCATTGGAAGTTTGCCGAAAATGCAAGAAAGTGCAAGCAGCCGTGCACGTACCACAGCGCGGGAAACGCCTCGGGCACTCGTTAA